In a genomic window of Scyliorhinus torazame isolate Kashiwa2021f chromosome 5, sScyTor2.1, whole genome shotgun sequence:
- the LOC140419818 gene encoding cerebellin-1-like yields MPWLVRLLLLLAPCGPTRFGLAQNDTEPVVLEGKCLVVCDSDPLSEQSGGAAGALGMSVRTTGGKVAFSAVRATNHEPSEMSNRTMTIYFDQVLVNIGSHFHREISAFIAPCKGIYSFTFHVVKVYNRQTIQVSLTLNGRPVISAFAGDQDVTREAATNAGLMQMERGDRASLKLERGNLMGGWKYSTFSGFLVFPL; encoded by the exons ATGCCATGGCTGGTCCGTCTGTTGCTCTTACTGGCGCCCTGTGGCCCGACCCGCTTTGGCCTCGCCCAGAATGACACCGAGCCCGTCGTGCTGGAGGGCAAGTGCCTGGTGGTGTGCGACTCGGACCCGCTGAGCGAGCAGTCGGGCGGGGCCGCGGGCGCCCTGGGCATGTCTGTGCGCACCACCGGAGGGAAGGTCGCTTTCTCCGCTGTCAGGGCGACCAATCACGAGCCCTCGGAGATGAGCAACCGTACCATGACCATCTACTTCGACCAG GTGCTGGTGAACATTGGCAGCCACTTCCACCGCGAGATCAGTGCCTTCATCGCACCGTGTAAGGGCATCTACAGCTTCACCTTTCATGTTGTCAAGGTGTACAACCGGCAAACCATTCAG GTGAGCCTGACACTGAACGGGCGGCCGGTGATCTCGGCCTTCGCCGGCGACCAGGACGTGACGCGGGAGGCCGCCACCAATGCCGGACTCATGCAGATGGAGAGAGGTGACCGGGCCTCCCTCAAGCTGGAGCGCGGCAACCTGATGGGCGGCTGGAAGTACTCCACCTTCTCCGGCTTCCTTGTCTTCCCGCTGTGA